TGCCGGCGGTCGCCATGATGCGGCAGCTGGTCGCCGACGGACGGCTCGGCGTGATCCGGCACGTCCGGGCGGCGTACCTGCAGGACTGGATCGTGGACCCGCAGTTCCCGTTGGTCTGGCGGTTGCAGAGGGACAGGGCGGGCTCCGGCGCGCTCGGCGACATCGGCGCGCACATCATCGACCTCACCCAGTACGTGACCGGGCAGCGGATCGGCGGAGTCAGCGCGCTGACCGAGACCTTCGTCAAGGAGCGGCCGTTGCCGGCCGGGTCGAGCGGCCTGGCCGCCCACGCGGACGGCAACGGCCGGGCCACCGGCACGGTCACCGTCGACGACGCGGCGGTCTTCGTCGCCCGGCTCGACGGCGGCGCGCTGGCCACGTACGAGGCGAGCCGGTTCGCCACCGGCCGCAAGAACGCGCTCCGGGTGGAGATCAACGGCTCGCTCGGCACCGTGGTGTTCGACCTGGAACGCCTCAACGAGCTGGAGTTCTACGACGCCACCCGGCCCGCCGCCGAGCAGGGCTTCACCCGGATCCTGGTGACCGAGGGCGAGCACCCGTACATGTCGGCCTGGTGGCCGCCCGGCCACATCATCGGCTACGAGCACTCCTTCACCCACCAGATGCGGGACTTCGTCGAGGCGGTCGCCACCGGCGTCGACCCGACCCCCTCCTTCGCCGACGCGTTGCAGGTCCAGCTCGTGCTGGACGCGGTGACCCGCTCGGCGGAGCTGGGCTCCTCCTGGACGGAGGTGGAGCCGGCCGTGGCGGCCGAACTGGCCGCCTGACCCGTCGCGGCGCCGGCCGACCCGCCGGCACCGCCCGAACGGCTTTCCGGAGCCGGCCGGCGAGGGACCGGCCGCGGTTGCGCCCCGCGGCGGGGACGAGGCCGGCCCCGGAGGGCGTGCCACCGGAGCTTCTCCGGTGCGGCACGAGCAGCACCGCCGTCCGGTGCGGCCGGACCGGGATTCCCCGGCCGCACCGGCGGACGGGGCCCATCCGCACACCGACGACCAGCGAGATCTCGGCACGGAGGTTCCACGGGAAGGAGCACGATGCGTACGGGTATCTGGCTGATGGGGGCGCGCGGCTCGGTCGCGACCACCAGCATCGTCGGGGCGCTCGCCCTCCGGGCCGGGCTCACCGGCCCGACCGGCTGCGTCACCGAGCTGCCCGAGCTGCGGGGTCCGGCCCTGCCGGCCTTCGCCGATCTCGTCCTCGGCGGCCACGACGTGGTAGCGACCCCGCTGATCAAGCGGGCCGAGGCGCTGGCCACCGCCGGCGTGCTGCCCGGCCGGCTGGTCGACGCGCTCGCGGGGGAGCTGGCCGAGGTCGAGCGGGCGCTGCGCCCCGCCCCGGCCGGGGGCACCCAGGCCGACCGGGCCGGCGCCGTCGAGCGGGACCTGACCGACTTCCGGGACCGGCACGGGCTGGACCGGGTGGTGGTGGTCAACGTCTGCGCCACCGAGCCGGCCGCCGTCCCGCACCCGGCGCACGCCGACCTCGTCGCCCTGCGGGCCGCGCTGGCCGGCCCCGACGAGGTGCTGCCGCCCAGCTCGCTGTACGCGTACGCGGCCTTCACCGCCGGCTGCCCGTACGTCGACTTCACGCCGTCCACCGGGGCCCGGCTGCCGGCGCTGGCGGCGCTGGCCGCGGAGCGCGGCCTGCCGTACGCCGGGCACGACGGCAAGACCGGGGAGACGCTGGTCAAGTCGGTGCTCGCGCCGATGTTCGCGATGCGCCACCTGGCCGTCCGGTCCTGGTCGGGGGTGAACCTGCTGGGCGGCGGGGACGGCGCGAACCTGGCCGACCCGGCGGCGAACGCGGCCAAGGTGGCCAGCAAGCAGCGGGTGCTCGGCGAGACGCTCGGCTACGTCCCGCAGGGCGACACCCGGATCGACCACGTCGAGGAACTGGGCGACTTCAAGACCGCCTGGGACCTGGTCACCTTCGCCGGCTTCCTGGGCACCGGGATGCGGATGGAGTTCACCTGGCACGGCTGCGACTCGGCGCTGGCCGCCCCGCTGGTGCTCGACCTGGCCCGGCTCACCGCCGCCGCGCACGCCGCCGGCCGGCGTGGCCCCCTCCGCGAGCTGGCCTTCTTCTTCAAAGACCCGCTCGACGCCCCGACCCACTCGCTCGCCGAGCAGTGGGCCCTGCTGCGCGACCTCGTCGCCGGCCTGCACCGGGGAGGCGCCGATGGCCAGCCTCGCTGACCTCGCCGAACTGGTCCGGGCACCGGCCGCGCTCTCCGTACCCGGGGATGTGCTGGCGGGCGCGGCGGCGGCCGGCGTCCTGGACCGCCGGACGCCGGCGCTGGCCGGGGCGTCGGTGCTGCTCTACTGGGCCGGCATGGCGGCCAACGACTGGGCCGACCGCCGCCTGGACGCGGTGGAGCGGCCGGAGCGGCCGATTCCCTCCGGCCGAGTGAGCCCGCCGGCCGCGCTCGGGCTCGCCGCCGGCCTCACCGCCGCCGGGCTCGCCCTGGCCACCGCCGCCGGGGGCCGGCGGGCGGCGGCCGTCGCGGTGCCGCTCGCCACCACCATCTGGGGGTACGACCTGCTGGCCAAGAACACCGCGGCCGGCCCCGCCGTGATGGCCGCCTGCCGCGGCCTGGACGTGCTCCTCGGCGCCGCCTCCGCCGGGCCGGGCCGTGCTCCGGCCGCCGGCCGCGCCGGCGCCTCGGCGTCGCGTGGTTGCGGGTCACCGTCTGCGGGTAGGCGCCTGGCCAGGGCGCTGCCGGCGGCGCTGACCGTGGCCGCGCACACCTGGACGGTCACCGCGCTCTCCCGGCGCGAGGTCGGCGGGGCCGACCGGCGGCTGCCCCGGGCCACCCTCGCCGGCACGGCGCTGGTGGCGGCCACCGCCCTGGGCCGGGCCGACCCGGTCCCGGTCGCGCTCGCCGCCGGCTACGCCACCCGGTACGGCGCCGCCCAGGCCCGGGTGCTGGCCGACCCGTCGCCCGGTCGGGTCCGGACCGCCGTGACCGCCGGCATCACCGGCCTGCCCGCGTTGCAGGGCGCGCTGACCGCCCGGGCCGGCGCCCGACTGCTCGGCCTGGCCGTCGCGGCCGCCGCCCCGCTCGGCCGCCGCCTCGCCCGGTTGGTGTCGCCGACATGACCGGGCGGGCGGCATCGGGTGCGGCCGGGGCGGCCCACGCTCCGCTTCGCCCGACCGCGCTGCGGTTCGGCTACGGCACCAACGGGTTCGCCAACCACCGGCTGCTCGACGCGCTGGCGGTCATCGCCGACCTCGGCTACCAGGGGGTGGCGCTCACCCTGGACCACGACCACCTGGACCCGTTCGCGCCCGGGCTGGCCCGCCGGGTCGCCGCCGTGCACCGCCGGCTGGCCGCGCTCGGCCTGGCCACGGTGGTCGAGACCGGGGCCCGCTACCTGCTCGACCCGTGGCACAAGCACGCGCCGACGCTGCTGCACGACGACCCGGCCCGGCGGGTCGACTTCCTGCGCCGGGCGGTACGGATCGGGGCTGACCTGGGCGCCGAGGCGGTCTCCTGCTGGGCCGGGGTACGCCCGCCGGCGGTGCCGGCCGCCGTCGCGTGGGACCGGCTGGTGGCCGGCTGCGCCACCGTCTGCGCCGAGGCGGCGGCGGCGGGTGTGCCGCTCGGCTTCGAGCCCGAGCCGGGAATGCTGGTCGAGGACATCGCCGGCTGGCGGCGGCTGCGGGCCGCGCTCGGCGCGCCACCCGGCTTCGGCATCACCCTCGACATCGGACACTGCCGCTGCCTGGAGCCGACACCGGTGCCGGACTGCGTGGCGGCGGTCGCCGACCACCTGGTCAACGTGCAGATCGACGACATGCGCCGGGGCGTGCACGAGCACCTGGAGTTCGGCACCGGCGAGATCGACTTCCCGCCGGTGCTACGCGCCCTCGCCGACGCCGGCTACCGCGGCCTGGTGGCGGTGGAACTGCCCCGGCACTCGCACGCCGCGCCGACCGTCGCCGCCGGCTCGATCGAGTTCCTGCACGCCGTCGCCCGGACGGCCGAGAAGGGCGGCGGCGCACCACGTACCTGAGAGGGGAGACGGCATGACACCCGACCGACTGCGCGCCGCGCTGCGGGGCGTACCCGATCAACGGTGGCTGGACGCGGCGCTGCGCCGCGTCGCGACCGAACCCGCGGCGGTCGCCCGGCTCTTCCCCGCCGCCGCGCGGCGCTGCGGGCGGGGGCCGCTGCCCGACCCGCCCGGCTGGACCGTCGACGAGGCCGCCCGGGTGCTGCTGCTCACCGCCCTCCCCGCCGACCACGCGGCGACGACGGCCGAGACCCTCTACCGGCACGGCGACGCGGCCGAGAAGCGGGCCGTGCTGCGGGCGCTGCCGCTGCTGCCGATCGGCGCGGCCTGCGTACCGCTGCTGCACGACGCCATCCGCACCAACGACACCCGGCTGGTCGCCGCCGCCCTCGGCCCGTACGCCCGGCACCTGGAGCAGGCGGCCTGGCGGCAGGCGGTGCTCAAGTGCGTCTTCACCGGCGTACCGCTGGCGGTCGTGGACGACCTCGGCGGCCGGGCCGACGGGGAGCTGGCGGCGATGCTGGCCGCGCTGGCCGCCGAGCGGCACGCGGCCGGCCGCACCATGCCCGCCGACGCCACCGACCTGCTCGACCGGCTCGGCGCCGGCTCGGACCTGACCACCGCCAGGGAGGCGTGATGCGCATCTTCGACCCGCACATCCACATGACCTCACGGACCACCGACGACTACGAGCGGATGGCCGCCGCCGGGGTGCGCGCGGTGGTGGAGCCGGCGTTCTGGCTGGGCCAGCCGCGCACCAGCGCCGCCACGTTCGTCGACTACTTCGACTCGCTGATCGGCTGGGAGCCGTTCCGGGCCGGGCAGTTCGGCGTCCGGCACCACGCCACCGTCGCGCTGAACCCCAAGGAGGCCAACGACCCGCGCTGTCACGCGGTGCTCGACCTGCTCCCGCGCTACCTGGACAAGGACGGCGTGGTGGCGGTCGGTGAGATCGGCTACGACTCGATGACCCCGGCCGAGGACGCCGCGTTCGCCGGCCAGCTCGCCCTGGCCGTCGCCCACGACCTGCCCGCCCTGGTGCACACCCCGCACCGGGACAAGGCGCGGGGCGTCGAGCGGAGCCTCGCGGTGGTCGCCGAGTCGGGCATCGAGCCCGGGCGGGTGCTGGTCGACCACCTCAACGAGGTCACCGTGAAGCTGGTCCGGGACACCGGTTGCTGGCTGGGCTTCTCCATCTACCCGGACACCAAGATGACGCCGCCGCGGATGGTCGAGCTGCTGCGGACGTACGGGACCGAGCGGATGCTGGTCAACTCGGCGGCCGACTGGGGGCGCTCCGACCCGCTGCTCACCCGGGCCACCGGCGAGGCGATGCTGCTCGCCGGCTTCACCGACGACGACGTCGACCGGGTGCTGTGGCGCAACCCGGTGGAGTTCTACGGGCAGTCCGGCCGGCTCGACCTCAGTGACCTGGACGCGCCCGCCCCCACCTTCGCCGGCAACTCCATCCTGCGCGGGGGCGAGTGATGCGGCTCCGGCACGCCGACGGCAGCACCGTCCACCTCGGCTACTGCACGAACGTCCATCCGGCGGAGGACCTGACCGGCATCCTCGGCCAGCTCGACCGCTACGCCGTGCCGGTCCGCCGAGCCCTCGACGCCGACCTGCTCGGCCTCGGGCTCTGGCTGGCCGCCCCGGTCGCCGCCGAGCTGGCCGCCGACCCTGCGCTGCGCCGGCGGCTGCGGGCCGAGCTGACCGTACGCGGGCTGGAGGTGGTCACCCTCAACGGCTTCCCGTACGCGTCGTTCCAGGCGCCCGTGGTCAAGGGCGCCGTCTACCACCCGGACTGGACCACCGGCGACCGGCTGGCGTACACCCTGCACCTGGCCCGGGTACTGGCCGACCTGCTCCCCGACGACGCGGCCCGGGGCTCGGTCTCCACCCTGCCGCTGGCCTGGCGGGAGCCGTGGGACGCCGACCGCGCGGCGGCGGCCCGGCGGCGGCTCGGGGAACTGGCCACCGGGCTCTCCGCGGTCGAGCGGGAGACCGGCCGGCCGATCCGGGTCGGCTTCGAACCGGAACCGGGGTGCATTGTGGAGTCCACGGGACAGGCGGGCGCGGTATTGTCAGCCATGGATACCGGCCGGCTCGGGGTCTGCCTCGACCTGGCGCACCTGGCGTGCGCCTGGGAGGAGCCGGTCGAGGCGCTGGCCCGGCTGGAGTCGGCCGGGCTGCCGGTGGTCAAGGTGCAGGTCTCCGCCGCCGTCGAGGCCGCCGACCCGGGCGACTCGGCCGAGACGCTGCGCCGCTGGGTCGAGCCCCGCTTCCTGCACCAGACCCGGGCCGCCGGCTGCGCCTCCGCCGCCGACCCGGCCGACCCGGCGTACGCGGCCGACGACCTGGACGCCGCCCTCGACGCGCGGCTGCCCGGGCCGTGGCGGGTGCACTACCACGTGCCGCTGCACGCGCCGCCCGAGCCGCCGCTGACCTCCACCCTGCCGGTGCTGCGGGCCGCCCTCGCCGGGCTGTTCGCCGGGCCGACCGCCGGCTGCGACCACCTCGACGTCGAGACGTACACCTGGGGGGTGCTGCCGGCGGCGCGGCGGCCGCGCACCGACGCGGAGCTGGCCGCCGGGATCGCTGCCGAGTTGGCCTTCGCCCGCGACGAGCTGGTCGCCGTCGGCCTCGCCGCCCCGGCCGGAACGGGGGTGGGGCGGTGAGCAAGCGGCTGGTGGTGCTGGACGTGGTCGGGCTGACCCCGCGCCTGCTGGCGCACATGCCCCGGCTGCGCGCGGTGGCCGAGGCCGGCTTCGCCGCCGAGCTGGGCACCGTGCTGCCCGCCGTCACCTGCTCGGTCCAGTCCACCTTCCTCACCGGCGAGCCGCCCTCCGGGCACGGGATCGTCGGCAACGGCTGGTACTTCCGGGACCTCGGCGAGGTGCTGCTATGGCGGCAGCACCACGCGCTGGTCGGCGGGGAGAAGCTCTGGCAGGCGGCCCGCCGGGTCGAGCCCGGGTACACGGTGGCGAACGTCTGCTGGTGGTATGCGATGGGCGCCGACGTGGACTGGACGGTCACCCCCCGCCCGGTCTACCACGCCGACGGCCGCAAGGAGCCGGACTGCTGGACCGACCCGCCGGAGCTGCACGACGTGCTCACCGACGCGCTCGGCACCTTCCCGCTCTTCACCTACTGGGGGCCGGGGGCAGGGCTGCCCTCGTCCCGGTGGATCTGCCGGGCCGCCGAGCGGATCCTGGCCGACCAGGCGCCCGACCTGACCCTGGTCTACGTGCCGCACCTGGACTACGACCTGCAACGCTTCGGCCCGAACTCGCCGCGCGCCGCCGCGGCGGCGGCCGAGCTGGACGCGGTGCTCGCCCCGCTGCTGGACGCCGCCCGGGCGAGGGACGCCACGGTGGTGGCGCTGTCGGAGTACGGCATCACCGACGTCTCCCGGCCGGTGGACGTCAACCGGCTGCTGCGCGCCGAGGGACTGCTGCGGGTCTACACCCAGGCCGGCATGGAGTACCTCGACCCGTGGACGTCCCGGGCCTTCGCGGTCGCCGACCACCAGGTGGCGCACGTCTACGTCCGGGACCCGGCCGACGTGCCTGCGGTGGCGAAGCTCTGCGCCGGGCTGCCCGGGGTGGCCGAGGTGCTCGACGCCGACGGCCAGGCCGGGTACGCGCTGGACCACGCCCGCTCCGGCGAGCTGGTGCTGGTGGCCGAGCCGGACGCCTGGTTCACCTACTACTACTGGCTCGACGACGCCCGCGCACCCGACTTCGCCCGGCTGGTCGAGATCCACCGCAAGCCCGGGTACGACCCCGCCGAGCTCTTCTTCGACCCGGCCGCCCCGGGCGCGGCGAAGCGCCGGGCCGGGGTCGCGCTGGCCCGCAAGAAGCTCGGCATGCGCTACCTGATGAGCGTGGTCGGGCTGGACGCCGGCGCCCGGGCGGTCCGCGGCTCGCACGGCCGGCTGTCCGCCGACCCGGCGGACGGGCCGGTGCTGCTCTGCTCGGACCCGTCCTCCGCCCGGGACCGGCTGGCCGCGACCGACGTGAAGGCGCTGCTGCTCCAGCTCGCCGGACTGGCCCGGGAGGCGCCATGACCATGACCGTCGTACCGACCGACCCGACCCTGCTGCGGGCGCGCTTCGACGCGGAACTCGCGGCGTTCCTGCACCAGCAGGGGCCGGGCCGGTCGGACGGCGTTCCGGGGGCCGTTCACGCCGTCCTGCACCGGTTCGTCCTGGCCGGAGGCAAGCGGCTGCGGCCCCTGTTCTGCTACTGGGGTTGGCGGGGCTTCGGCGGCCCGGACGCGCCACCCATCGTGGGCGCGGCGGCGGCGCTGGAGCTGTTCCACGCCTTCGCGCTGATCCACGACGACATTCTGGACGGCAGCGACCGCCGGCGCGGCCAGCCCACGGTGCACCGGCACTTCGCCGACCTGCACGCCCGGTCGTCCGGGCGGGGCGACCCCGAGGCGTACGGGCGGCACGCCGCCCTGCTCTGCGGGAACCTCTGCGTCGCCTGGTCGCAGGAGATGTTCCACGGCTGCGGGCTGGGCGCCGAGCAGCTCCGCCGGGGGTATGCGGTCTTCGCGCTGATGCGCGCCGAGGTGATCGCGGGGGAGTACCTGGACCTGGTCTCGGCCGTCGGGGACGGCTCGGTGGCGACCGCGTTGACCGTGATCCGGATGAAGACCGCCCGGTACACGGTGACCCGGCCGCTGCAGATCGGCGCGGCTCTGGCCGGCGCGGATCCGGCCGCGGTGGCCGCCCTCGCGGAGTTCGGCGACCCACTGGGGGACGCCTTCCAGCTCCGCGACGACCTGCTCGGGGTCTTCGGCGACCCGGCGGTCACCGGCAAGTCCACGGTGGACGACCTGCGTGAGGGCAAGCCCACGGTGCTGATGGCGTTGGCGCGGGTTGCCGCCGACCGGGCCGGGTCGGCACGGCTGCGGGCCCTCTTCGGTAATCCGGCGCTGGACGCGGCGGGCGCGGCCGAGCTGCGCGAGCTCATCGAGGACTCCGGGGCCCGGGAGCAGGTGGAGCGGATGATCCGGGTACGCGCGAAGCAGGCGCGGGCCGCGCTGGACCGGCAGTCGCTGGCGGAGCCGGCGCGGTCGGCGCTCGCGGACCTGGCGGCCCGCGCGGTGTACCGCCGGCACTGACCGCTCGGTGCGGACCGTGCCTCCGAGGGCCGACACGCCGCCCGTTCCCGATCCACGGGTGCGCCGGTCCCGGGACCGGCCGGCTGCCGTACCTTGGGCCGCATGGGACGCCTCGCGCAGTGGCGCCGGATCGTCCGGGCGCACCCGACGCTCGCCGACGCGCTGCTGGCCGCGGTGCTGTTCCTGCTCGGCGCGGCGGCGGTGCTCACCCTCGACGTGCCGTGGCTGGACGCGGCCGTCGTGGTGCTGCTGCTCTGGTTCGGCGCCGCGGTCGCCCTGAGCAGGACCGACGCGCCCACCGAGCCGGCGCCCAGCCTCAACCGGCTCGACGCCCTGGTGGAGGGGCTCGGCACCGGGCGGCCGGTGCGCTGGACCGTCGCCGGGCAGCCCCGGCCGCTGCCCGGCGCCGTCGACGTGGCGGCGTACCGGATCATCGAGGAGTCCCTGACCAACGCGCAGAAGCACGCCGCGGGCGCGGCCGTCGCGGTCCGCCTGCGCTACGACCCCGAGGGCGTCACCATCGAGGTACGCGACGACGGCCCGCCCCGCCCGGAGGCGGTCGGCATGCGCGAGCGGGCCGAGACCGTCGGCGGCGCCTTCTCCGCCGGGCCGCGTCCGGGTGGCGGCTGGCTGGTGCGGGCCGAACTGCCCGCCCCCGAGGAGGAGGCCGAATGACCGTCCAGCTGCTGCTGGTGCCGGGCCCTTCCCCGACGGTCTCCGTCGACCTAGAGTGAGGGCGGCGACCGCGAGGTGGCCGGTGACCCGACGGGAGGCGCAACCCGTCGGGCCCAGGCGCGGACCCGCGCCCACCGGTCCTCCGTCGAGGCCGCCCGCACCCGGTCGCCCTCGCCCCGGTCCGCTACGGAATCCCCCACCACGACAGGGGAGAAGGACAATGGCGCGACCCATCACGCTCTTCACCGGCCAGTGGGCCGACCTTCCGTTCGACGAGGTCTGCCGGCTCGCCGCCGAGTGGGGTTACGACGGCCTGGAGATCGCCTGCTGGGGCGACCACTTCGAGGTCGACAAGGCCCTCGCCGACGAGTCGTACGTCGACCGGAAGCTGACCACCCTCGCCAAGCACAACCTGCAGGTCTTCGCCATCTCCAACCATCTGGTCGGGCAGGCGGTCTGCGACCACCCGATCGACGAGCGGCACCAGGACATCCTGCCGGCGCGGATCTGGGGCGACGGCGAGCCCGAGGGGGTACGCCGGCGCGCCGCCGAGGAGATCAAGGACACCGCCCGCGCGGCGGCGAAGCTGGGCGTCAAGACGGTGGTCGGCTTCACCGGCTCGTCGATCTGGCACACCCTGGCGATGTTCCCGCCGGTGCCCCCGGCCATGATCGAACGCGGCTACCAGGACTTCGCCGACCGGTGGAACCCGATCCTCGACGTCTTCGACGAGGTGGGGGTCCGCTTCGCCCACGAGGTGCACCCCAGCGAGATCGCGTACGACTACTGGACCACCAAGCGGGCCCTGGAGGCGATCGGCCACCGCCCGGCGTTCGGGTTGAACTGGGATCCGTCGCACTTCGTCTGGCAGGAGCTGGACCCGGTCAACTTCATCTTCGACTTCGCCGACCGGATCTACCACGTCGACTGCAAGGACGCGAAGGTCCGTACCGGCGACGGCCGGCGCGGCCGGCTCTCCTCCCACCTGCCCTGGGCGGACCTGCGCCGCGGCTGGGACTTCGTCTCCACCGGCCACGGGGACGTGCCCTGGGAGGACTGCTTCCGGGCGTTGAACGCCATCGGGTACACCGGCCCGATCTCGATCGAGTGGGAGGACGCCGGCATGGACCGGCTGGTCGGCGCGCCGGAGGCGCTCCAGTTCGTCCGCCGGCTCGCCTTCGACGCCCCGGCGGCCGCCTTCGACGCCGCCTTCAGCAGCAACCGGGACTGACCCACGCCGCCGGGGCCGGCGCCGCCGGCCCCGGGCGGGCGTCGTGACGGGTGGGGTCCCGGCCGGGGCCGGCGCGGCTGTCCGGCAGATGCCTGATCGGCGGCTACGAACCTGATGACGTGAATGATTCACCGTCGGCCCCGCCGACGACGCATCGGCCGCCCGGGCCGCGGGATGGCGGCGGCCTGCCCGGCGCGGTGATTCACCCACGTCATCAGGTTGGTAACGTCCGCGCTGGTGGCTGATCCCCGGCGGCGGCCGGCGCCCGCCCGCCCCGATGTGAGCGCGGCAAGGACCGAGGCTGCGGGTCCGACGTGGCCGGACGGAGCGCCGTGCTCACGCCGTCGGACCGAGGGCCGCGCGCCCAGCCTGGGTCAGCGGGCCGCGAAGACGTGGTCGCTGATCAGGCGGGCCGCGCCGACCAGGGCGGCCCGCTCGTCCAGATCGGACAGGACGATCGGCATGCTGCCGGTGGCGAGCGGCGTCGAGCGCCGGTAGACCACCCCGCGGATCTCGGCGAGCAGCACGGGCCCGATGCCGGGGGCGGCCCCGCCGATGATCACGATGGCCGGGTTGAAGAAGCTGACCAGGCCGACCAGCACCTGCCCCAGCCGGCGGGCGCCGTCCCGGACCAGGGTCTGCGCGGTCGGGTCCCCGGCCGTCGCCGCCCGCGCGACGTCGGCCGCGGTGAGCGTACCGGCCTCCGCCACCCGGTCGGCGAGCGCCGCCGACCGGCTGCCGTGCGCGGCGGCGAGCGCCTCCCGGACCAGGGCGCCGTCCCCGCAGTACGCCTCCAGGCAGCCGGTGTTGCCGCAGTCGCAGAGCGGGCCGTCGTCGGTCAGCCGCAGGTGCCCGATGTCGCCGGCCCCGCTGGTAGCGCCCCGATAGAGCGCGCCGCCCAGCACCAGACCGCACCCGATGGCGCTGCCGAGCTTGACGTAGAGGAAGTCGTCGAACGCCCGGCCGGTGCCGGCGTGCAGCTCACCCAGCGCCATCACGTTGGCGTCGTTGTCCACCTGCACCGGGCAGCCCAGCTCGGCGGCGATCGCGTCGCGGACCGGGAACTGGTGCCAGCCCGGCAGGGCGGGCGAGGACACCGCGGCTCCCTCCGGAACCGCGACCGGCGCGGGCAGGGCCACGCCCACCCCGGTCAACCGGGACAGCCCCACCTCGGCGCGGAGCTTGCCGAGCAGTTCGACGGCGCGGCCGACGAGCGCCTCCGGCCCGCCCCGGACGTCGACCGGCTCGCCGAGGCGGGCGAGCACGGCCAGCTCGCCGTCGGTCAGCGCGACGTCGAGCCGCCCGGCGCTGACGGCCACCGCGCCGAAGCGGACCTGCCCGGCGACGCGGAGCAGGGATGAGCGGCGCCCGCCCCGGGACGCGGCCGGCCCGGCCGTCTCCACCAGGCCCTGGCTGGTCAGCCGGTCCACCTCCGCGATGAACCGGGCCCGGTTGAGTCCCAGGGCGTCGGCCAGCTCGACCCGCGAGCGGGCGCCGTCGTCGCGCAGCCGGCGCAGCAGCCGCGCCTGGTCCGGGTTTTCCGGCCCGATCAACGTCATCGCGATCACCTCCATCGGCGAATCTTCCACACCACCGTCACGGGCACGTGACGCGAGGGGGCCGCGCCCGGTTTCCCCGGGCGCGGCCCCTGCGGTGCTTCGGTCGGGTCGGTCAGCCCCGCAGACCCGACATGTGCTGGTAGCTGACCTCCGCGTAGCGCAGCGACCGGCCCGGGTCGGCGGCGCCGCCCGGCGCGTTGTCCTGCTCCCACATCGGGTTGTGGTAGCCCTTCGCGCCCATGTTGGCGAAGAAGGTGCCGTAGTCGATGTCGCCCTGGCCGAGCGGCACCATGTCGTAGCCGGCAGAGTTGGCCGGGTTGAACGCGCCGTCCTTGGCGTGGAACAGCGGGAAGCGCGTGGTCCGGGTCGCCACCGTGGCCAGCGGGTCGAAGACGTTCGTCTGCGTCACACCGTCCGGGTCCACGTAGCTGCGGTACCGGTACTGCGCCACGTGCGCCCAGTAGATGTCCATCTCGAACCAGACCCACTCCGGGTTGGTCAGCCCGAAGAAGTACTCCAGCTTCCGCACCCCGGAGGACCGGGTCGGCCGGCCCAGTCCGTCCAGCGGGCCGCTGTCCAGCAGGAAGTTGTACGCCGCGTCGTGGTTGTGCGTGTAGAGCTTCAGCCCCCGGGCGGCGGCCATCTCACCGAAGGTGTTCCACCGGTCGGCGGCGGCGTCCCAGTCGGCCTTGTAGTTGCTGCCGGTCGGGTCGTTGCCGGTGCCGATGTGCGTCATGCCGAGGATCTCGGCCGTGTCCA
The window above is part of the Micromonospora inositola genome. Proteins encoded here:
- a CDS encoding alkaline phosphatase family protein, which translates into the protein MSKRLVVLDVVGLTPRLLAHMPRLRAVAEAGFAAELGTVLPAVTCSVQSTFLTGEPPSGHGIVGNGWYFRDLGEVLLWRQHHALVGGEKLWQAARRVEPGYTVANVCWWYAMGADVDWTVTPRPVYHADGRKEPDCWTDPPELHDVLTDALGTFPLFTYWGPGAGLPSSRWICRAAERILADQAPDLTLVYVPHLDYDLQRFGPNSPRAAAAAAELDAVLAPLLDAARARDATVVALSEYGITDVSRPVDVNRLLRAEGLLRVYTQAGMEYLDPWTSRAFAVADHQVAHVYVRDPADVPAVAKLCAGLPGVAEVLDADGQAGYALDHARSGELVLVAEPDAWFTYYYWLDDARAPDFARLVEIHRKPGYDPAELFFDPAAPGAAKRRAGVALARKKLGMRYLMSVVGLDAGARAVRGSHGRLSADPADGPVLLCSDPSSARDRLAATDVKALLLQLAGLAREAP
- a CDS encoding polyprenyl synthetase family protein; the protein is MTMTVVPTDPTLLRARFDAELAAFLHQQGPGRSDGVPGAVHAVLHRFVLAGGKRLRPLFCYWGWRGFGGPDAPPIVGAAAALELFHAFALIHDDILDGSDRRRGQPTVHRHFADLHARSSGRGDPEAYGRHAALLCGNLCVAWSQEMFHGCGLGAEQLRRGYAVFALMRAEVIAGEYLDLVSAVGDGSVATALTVIRMKTARYTVTRPLQIGAALAGADPAAVAALAEFGDPLGDAFQLRDDLLGVFGDPAVTGKSTVDDLREGKPTVLMALARVAADRAGSARLRALFGNPALDAAGAAELRELIEDSGAREQVERMIRVRAKQARAALDRQSLAEPARSALADLAARAVYRRH
- a CDS encoding sensor histidine kinase, with the protein product MGRLAQWRRIVRAHPTLADALLAAVLFLLGAAAVLTLDVPWLDAAVVVLLLWFGAAVALSRTDAPTEPAPSLNRLDALVEGLGTGRPVRWTVAGQPRPLPGAVDVAAYRIIEESLTNAQKHAAGAAVAVRLRYDPEGVTIEVRDDGPPRPEAVGMRERAETVGGAFSAGPRPGGGWLVRAELPAPEEEAE
- a CDS encoding sugar phosphate isomerase/epimerase family protein, coding for MARPITLFTGQWADLPFDEVCRLAAEWGYDGLEIACWGDHFEVDKALADESYVDRKLTTLAKHNLQVFAISNHLVGQAVCDHPIDERHQDILPARIWGDGEPEGVRRRAAEEIKDTARAAAKLGVKTVVGFTGSSIWHTLAMFPPVPPAMIERGYQDFADRWNPILDVFDEVGVRFAHEVHPSEIAYDYWTTKRALEAIGHRPAFGLNWDPSHFVWQELDPVNFIFDFADRIYHVDCKDAKVRTGDGRRGRLSSHLPWADLRRGWDFVSTGHGDVPWEDCFRALNAIGYTGPISIEWEDAGMDRLVGAPEALQFVRRLAFDAPAAAFDAAFSSNRD
- a CDS encoding ROK family transcriptional regulator, translating into MTLIGPENPDQARLLRRLRDDGARSRVELADALGLNRARFIAEVDRLTSQGLVETAGPAASRGGRRSSLLRVAGQVRFGAVAVSAGRLDVALTDGELAVLARLGEPVDVRGGPEALVGRAVELLGKLRAEVGLSRLTGVGVALPAPVAVPEGAAVSSPALPGWHQFPVRDAIAAELGCPVQVDNDANVMALGELHAGTGRAFDDFLYVKLGSAIGCGLVLGGALYRGATSGAGDIGHLRLTDDGPLCDCGNTGCLEAYCGDGALVREALAAAHGSRSAALADRVAEAGTLTAADVARAATAGDPTAQTLVRDGARRLGQVLVGLVSFFNPAIVIIGGAAPGIGPVLLAEIRGVVYRRSTPLATGSMPIVLSDLDERAALVGAARLISDHVFAAR
- a CDS encoding sugar phosphate isomerase/epimerase family protein is translated as MNDTQHGMSRRRMLGTVAGAAGAVAVGAAGWAPSAAAEGNGLLVPTGKRGIILYSVRDRIGAAPDTSGVPYGFERVLGRVAEIGYKEVEFAGYTQHTSILGRQITPAEIRKILDDNGLRANGSHASVPSAVTPDTIAAFEQTLDTAEILGMTHIGTGNDPTGSNYKADWDAAADRWNTFGEMAAARGLKLYTHNHDAAYNFLLDSGPLDGLGRPTRSSGVRKLEYFFGLTNPEWVWFEMDIYWAHVAQYRYRSYVDPDGVTQTNVFDPLATVATRTTRFPLFHAKDGAFNPANSAGYDMVPLGQGDIDYGTFFANMGAKGYHNPMWEQDNAPGGAADPGRSLRYAEVSYQHMSGLRG